The region TCCCTTCTTCATTTATCATTCCTAACTGTCTTGGTGTAATTCTAAAAGTTATCGTTTTGCTTTCTTGCGGTTTAAGATATACCCGTTTAAATCCTTTGAGTTCATATTTTGGTACTTCTACTGTGCTTTCTATATCTTTTATGTAAAGTTGTACTACATCTTCGCCTGCTATGTCACTTGTATTTTTTACTGTCACTTCTACCTCAATATCTTTTAATTCTTTTATATCCATAACTTGTGGATCTAACTTTAAATCACTGTATTCAAATTTTGAGTAACTAAGTCCGTATCCAAATGGATAGAGCGGTTCTTCTTTCATGTATCTGTACGTTCTTCCTTTCATTGAGTAATCAGTAAATGGAGGTAGTTGGTCTACTGATTTTACAAACGTTATCGGTAATCTTCCAGCTGGATTGTATTTTCCCAATATTACATCAGCTAACGCTGTACCTCCTTCTTCTCCTGGATACCAACATTCTATTATTGCTGGTATGTTTTCTTGTGCCCAGTT is a window of Petrotoga sp. 9PWA.NaAc.5.4 DNA encoding:
- a CDS encoding glycoside hydrolase family 3 C-terminal domain-containing protein, which encodes NWAQENIPAIIECWYPGEEGGTALADVILGKYNPAGRLPITFVKSVDQLPPFTDYSMKGRTYRYMKEEPLYPFGYGLSYSKFEYSDLKLDPQVMDIKELKDIEVEVTVKNTSDIAGEDVVQLYIKDIESTVEVPKYELKGFKRVYLKPQESKTITFRITPRQLGMINEEGRCVLEPGEFKIYVGGQQPDERSKALTGEDVVSVVLSVKGEKDIELEY